ACACCTCGTAGGACCACCGCTCTGGGGCGTGAAGGCGTCCTTgaagagggcagggagagagagggcgcccCCCAGAGCCCAGATGAAGGTGCAGGCGTACCATCTGCAGGCCCTTCGGCGGCCCTTACGGGACTTGGCAGGGCGAACGATCACCAGGTAGCGGTCGACACTGATACACACCAGGAATAGGATGCTGGTGTAGAAGCTAGCCTCCATAACCAGGCTGAGGAACTTACACAGGAAGTCACCAAAGATCCATCCGTGGAGTGTGGCAGCAGCCCAGAAGGGCAGGGTCAGAGCCAGCAGCCCGTCAGCTACAGTCAGGTGAAACAGGTAAATGTCGGATGGGGTTAGGGACTGTTGACTGAAGCCAATCACGAGCCCCACAAGTAGGTTACCAGGAACAGCCAATAGGAAGATGGCGACGTGAAGGACACACAGGAATATGACGGCACCGGGAGAAAGGGGCTGAGCTGCACAGGACAATGTGTTAAAGTTCAGTTCAAAGGAGGTGATGTTGAAGTAATAGGAGTCGTTGGCTGATTTATAGTCATAGTCTGGCTTATAATCATAGTCCAGGACCTCTGTTGGAGATGGGAAAACAGTAGTCAGTGGGGATCTTTTTATGATATGATCACCTAGTCTTATACTTA
The genomic region above belongs to Oncorhynchus kisutch isolate 150728-3 linkage group LG16, Okis_V2, whole genome shotgun sequence and contains:
- the LOC109884193 gene encoding C-X-C chemokine receptor type 1-like, with product MTEVLDYDYKPDYDYKSANDSYYFNITSFELNFNTLSCAAQPLSPGAVIFLCVLHVAIFLLAVPGNLLVGLVIGFSQQSLTPSDIYLFHLTVADGLLALTLPFWAAATLHGWIFGDFLCKFLSLVMEASFYTSILFLVCISVDRYLVIVRPAKSRKGRRRACRWYACTFIWALGGALSLPALFKDAFTPQSGGPTRCAEHFDVSRATHWRLATRGLRHILGFLLPLVIMVACYSITVARLLQTSGFQKHRAMRVIIAVVFAFLLCWTPLHMTVMADTLMRAKLVHFDCAVRNRVDLALQVTHSLALVHSFVNPVLYAFVGEKFRGNLVALVRKSRGPERGSSSRFSRSTSQTSEGNGLL